GAGTAGGCCGCCCGGAATTCTGGCTGGACATGAACCAGGTTAACCTGCAAGAAGGCTCGTGATGCCGGATGAGAGCTATCTCGAAAAGAGAAAGCGCGATACTAATTGTCGCACAAACAAGTGCACCAACCCCGACCATTCTCCTAACAATGTCCTCAAAATCGCATTTCTCCCAGTTGATCACGCACTTAAAAAACTTTTTACGATGAAAATAAGTGTCAGCGGGATTGGTACACACTTTTGATTAGGTGTTGAGCTTCTCCTTTCAATTTTCTGTTGGGATGAAAACGTTGCTTTTTATGACGCTTTCTTTATATACGTACTGCTCGTTGCACTGTCATTGGTTACCACCATCTTGCGCTTATAATATTGTGAATAGTTCCTGTACACACATAATTTCTTACATCATTTCATTCATTCTAATAATTAAATACCGCTTAAAGGAAAGCATTtttggcgcagcctgctaaagcgtcggctttctgtccttgaggaacccttatGGCCTGGcttcgattccgcccagcatcGGATAAACGCAAAGGGTCTTCTTCGTCACTGTAGAGGCAGCAcgttcccagtggcacataacccAGTCACCCGACTTGGCGTCAAAGACATTCATTTAAGAGCGTCACACACCTACCGGCACATACCcgcagcgacccaagttggcatcgaagagTTTCATTGTCGcctagcacagaccgagtggcgcaTACCCGGTATTCCAATTCGGCTTCAAGGAGTTTCCTTTAACAGTTGCAGCTACCGTGTCCTGCCTCTACAGTGACCCACCGTGTCGGCGGGAAAGAGGATCGTCGGAGTGGTACGCATGTACACATGGCcacatactcggtgacccaagCTGGTGCGATGGTTGgttttcgaaccctgttacctcagcacatcGGTCCCGGTGCGCTACCGATTCGACCACGGACTATCCAGTGACCCAGgtgtaggcgggaaaacggttagatatgAACGTACAAACATAGATAGAAAGCCCCCGAAAAGAACGTGAAGTTTGTGCTTTTGCGCATTCTCTGGGCATAATGGTACGATTACTGCGGCGCGGTCATTTGCGGCTGCTCGTCAACGTTGGGCTTTTCTTCTCTTAACCTTTCACTCCAGTTTCTTCTTCCCACGTtgcaaggtagccaaccaggcacCGTTCATGGTTAGTTCTCTATATACGCTGCCTCTACTCTGAGCAGACGTGGATAAGAAGTTGTCGCGTTAatcacacgcgcgcacgcgcgcacacacacacacacacacacacacacacacacacacacacacacacacacacacacacacacacacacacgcacgcgcacgcgcacacgcacgcacgcacacgcacacaccgtaATGTATTAGAAACAGCTGCTTGCTTCAGTACTTCCGCACGTGCGAAACAAGCTACGTTGCACAGAATTCtgcgagaaaggaaaaaaattatcATCCCCCAGAGTGTAGCGCGAAGCTTTAAAGTAAATGCACAGAGCAACTCGATCAAGCACGAGGGCACTTAAATTGACGGATCAGTTCTGGGGAATGCCGCAGAACATGGAGTGCCGTGTCGGCGATTCAATGACGTAGTGGTGGCCAGCTGGTCTTTCCGGGCGGCGAGGGATGCGCGACGACGTGCAGACCGGCGCGGTAGCCCTTGGTGTATCGGGTGACCACTACGATGAGGACGCAGGCCACGGTGGCCATGACCAGGATGAGCACGAAACTGACCATGGCCTGCGCGGTGTCCAGGTCGTGCTCTCCCGCTGTCGAAGGGTACGGTGCGTCCGCCGAGGGTCCCAACAGCGGAGATCCCAAGCCTGCAGAGAGACCCAGGGTCAGCTGGGAGTCTGTCGAGAATGCGCGTTTGCACGACTTGCGTTTCCGTCTTTATATCGCGGACAGTGCAGATTGTGGTGTCGTCGACATCGCCGCCGACGAACAGGAAACGCGCGCCCAATGGCGGCGAACGACGACACCGACCCGCGCAATGTGTAGGCACGAAGAACCCCCCAACAACTCCCGTTTATTGGATGCCCACAAGCGTGCATCTAGGGCGGGAATGGGCGGTTGTCGCGGCACACTTCACTGTGTATACGGCCGCAAAGAGGGTTCAAGTCGGGCATACGAGCACCGAAAGTAATGACAATCCGAAACCCACGGCACCACATAGATCTCTAAAGGAACAGACAAAGCCGTGATGGCGTTACACATGAGTTCTTCAaagtgataatgatgacgatgatgataaaaaAGGCGATCTTTGTTATCTGAAACCCACGACACCACACAGATCTCTAAAGGAACAGACAAACAAAGCCGTGATGAAGTTACAGACGAATTCTTCAAAAATGATAACGATGACGATGATACGAAAAAAAGGCGATCTTTTGTTCCGGTCTAACTCATCAGCCCTGTTTCTCGGTCTCTCGGGGGCTATATTGCAAAAGTAAATTAGTTTAGAAACTTTAGGCTGGCAAACTACTCGCTCAAAACTATGACTCGTTTGGCATCAGAACACCTGTGGCGTTGCGAGTTTCGGTTCGTGTACCTCCGACTGGTGCGCCCCAAGCGGTTATACTGTGAAGTGGCTATCGGGGTCGCATCGTTATGCGTTCAATACAGGATCATTGCAGATCGAACGTCGCAGACCTGTCGCTCAATCATCTCGAACTTTCTCGTAAAAAATCGTGGATACCTACCAGCTTTCTAGTAATTTTACCGTAAATTGTTGACGAAGAGAATTTTATGTTCGCGTGACGTGCTTGCAAAGTTTGCTCAAGTGCAGGAAACGTACGGTTTTGTGAGAAAACTAATGTGTTACCTTGGTGGGTAAATATGCACAACTTTATCCGCTGAGCCTAGAAAGGCATGTCCAGTATTTTATGATGTTTATCGGCGTTCTCggtcagaaaaaaaataacattaagAGCCATAAATATTGACAAAAATATGCCAAGTTGACCTTTTGTTTGCTGGTAAAATTATTATTGATTTGCTCATTTTAATTACTTTATTTGAATGTCTTACAACTGTACGTTACAGTAAAAGTTATTCTGCGGTAATACATTGTATGgctcttctgaaaaaaaaaaaagagaacatgaCAAGAATATAAAACGTCTATTGTGGTCCCCTTCCAGTTCTGATTTTCGCAATGAGCTGTTCCATATAAAATTAAGGCACACAGTGCATTAGATAGGCCTGCTTACTGGCTTCACATTTCCGTCATTATCtcatttcgattttttttttactcgactGAGACGTGGTTCGTATTATTTTGACCTCTGACTCACGCTCAGCATAGTTCCGTACCAACACTTCACCGCATAGCGAAATTGTTGCCGTGCTTCAGGAAGTCTACAAGGATGGCTTGGTGGGCGAGTTGACAAAGCATCTTAAAGGGTTAACAGCGCACACGGACGGGGACAGAGCGAGGAACAACAGGATACAGCGCTGAACTACAACTGGCACTTTATTGGAAGAGGTAACATGTATGTAGGCTGAAACAGCCAATGGGAAAGCTAAAGAAGTCAAACAcccaaaaaattaaaaaaaatatttcggctCATCATTTCGCCCGCTGCCCTTCGCAAAGCGTCATCCAGATATTCAATTTGCTTTTTTTGACATCGTCACTGAAGGCGAACTTACGCAATTATGTTTATCACGATGGATTTCATAAGCTTCGATCACTTCACGTGTCagcttgtttttctctttcttaatAACTGTACACTCCCCGTAGACCAGTTTACAAGCACAACTTCTGCAGTGTAGTGACAGATGGCCCGACACGACAGTCTTTCTAACCAGATCCTTGTGCTCCCTGAGCCTGTCGTCCACACACCTATACCCGACTGTGGCCGATATACCTTTTCCCGCAGTCCAAGGTGAGAGAGTAAGTTACACCTTCCTCGCAATTAACGAACTGCTCCCTGTGATTTATTGAGCATCCAACTTTTTTTTTGGCATAAAGGTTGACCATCCAACAAATTTTTGAAAGTTTGTTGGGGGCAGAGAAGATAACGTCTACACTAGCACGCATACCTATCTTGTTGATATTGTGAGCGATTCTGTGCATATAGGGCACTACTaggaacctttctttctttttctttatcaacTGTCTGTCCTTGTTACCACGCTTCAATTCTTTGAGCAAACCACCAGCCCCTGACATAAGCAGATGAAGCAGGTAGCCAGGCGAGAaacatgagcaaaaaaaaaattgtctcttCCAAATGAAAACACGATTTGAGGAAAGAATTTCTTCAACAAGACAAGATTATGCCCCTTTTGACAAGCTTTGTGTGATTGGAGCTGTACGGGAGCAGCGGTTTACTGGTCCTAGGCTCAAACAACCAGCAAACATGTGCTTCAGTGAAATGAAACCTCTAGTCAAGAAACTTCAGCGAGTGATTCACAAGAACTTCATGCGTTAACTGCAGTGGCTTCAGACACTCGCTAAAAAGGGCCGGAACACGCGATACAATTACTTGAAAGTTGGCCATTTCACGTTTTAAAATGATGAGATAGTCGTCCACGTACCTAAAAAAACGCGTTTCACACTTTTCGAGACTGTCGTATCGGGCCACCTGTCACTACACTGCAGAAGTTGTTTTGTAAGCCGGTCTACGGGGAGTGTACGGGGATTAAGAAAGAGAAGGACAAGTTGACATGTAAAGTGGTCGAAGCTTATGAAATCCATCGTGATAAACGTTATTCCGTAAGCACGCCTTCATTAACCCTGTCAAAACAGGAAATTGAATATCTGGATGACGCTTTGTAAAGGGCAGAGGGCGATATGGTGAGTGCAaattcttattaattttttttttttttggtgtttgGCAATTGTTAGCTTTCTCATTGGCCGTTTCAGCCTACATATATATGTTGCCTCTTCCAATGAAGTACCAGTCGTAGTTCAGCGCTGTGTCCTGTTGTCCGTCGCTCTTTGCACGTCCATGTGCGCTGGTAACCCTTTAAAAAACTTCAGGGAGTCGCTTCGCGCTGCGTGGGACTGTAACGTGAACTGCCTCAGCACGTGAGAGCTTGCCTGTGTCGTCCGGTCCTAAAAACCACCATAAGTATATTGTCTTTGATGGGAACCACCCACAATTACTAACCCACAACGGCCCGAAATGTGCAAAAAACAATAATTGTcgtccatgacgtcacactgacgtaccggccctgaagtttcggcgcgaaatttaaaaaaaaagtttaattttgACCGTCGTTTTCTCTTTTGATAATCAACCAGTTACCGCGAAATCAACGAAAATGCGGTTCCTCAAGAGTACTTAATGTAGAAGCATTCAGTATTTCTCCTTATTACACGTGTTCCTTTCACATTCCCGCTTCGGTATCTCTTTAACCCTAACCCACCACAGAACGGCATTGCGTATGCTTGCCTTTAAGATTGAGCAACTGGAAGCTGGCGGTATCACTGACCCATTTGGTGACGCGAGTACGACTGGCTGGTCTCGTTTCCCTCGAGGCTCTTACCTTCTCCATCGGCATCACGTGATACGGGAACGACGCCTGCCGGGTTGCCCTCCGCGTCGGCCGAGACCGGAGCGCTGGCCTTTTCCCCGGGTCTGCCGAGCACCATTGCGAAGTACCTGCAGACGCTCACAAAAAAATCTGAGaagcgcttcttcttcttcctcgtcTTCCTACGCAACCTAAGGTCATTCATAAGAACAAGACAAAAGAATTAATCCCCCAGAGCGGGTATGTGCCACTACCATCTAGGCTCTACATCTGCAGCTACATCTACCATTCATACCAAGGAATTTCTGACATTGCCCCTGCGGCCATCTCTCGAACTTCACCGCTATGCACCAGCTTAACTGAACGGgtcagcatgaaaaaaaagaaaaagaaagcataataataataatatataaataaagctGCCggaattgcaacaaatttcagtCAGCAACGTGAAGAGCGTAGGCTCTTCTAGTAACCTGCATATTTTCCTGCTAGCTTCCTGAGCTGCGTTACAGCAGTGTTTTGATCATGACCAAAATTTTGCTGTAACGCGGCAAATGCGTCGCGACGGTGTGCCGTAATACGCCTGTTAATAAAACGGTGTACCCTCCCGACGTTGCTCACTGGAAGTTATTGAAATTCGGGCGACCTTCCGAAATATAATCGTTTGAAAATGCttgcccattgagttacgctggtGCACTGTGGTGAAGTTCGAGGGATGGTCGCAGGGACAATGTCCAACATTTATGGACATGAACGCGCgcacgcgctttttttttctttatttccgctATGTTTCTCGACGGTCTCTCTACGTCACGCCGAGTTCACATTTTGTGAAAATCGGGAACATGTTATGCGTAAAGTGTGGCAAAACTTTAACGTTTCTCGATTAACTAGAAACTTTGCAAGTGACTATTGAAACCTTGTTTTCACCATATTTCCATTCGTCGTACGCGCCTGCCGCGCGGTGCCCACAGTGGACTAAACGAATCGTCTTGTTCATGTTCCGTTGAAATGGGGGGCAGGTTATGGATCAGGTGTAAAGTCCTAACTGTTTGGATTAATTGCAGCTGTTGCAGTAAATTACACGTTCAAGCACACCGGAAGATGGGTGCGCAGCTAAAATGCTGCTACATTGGGCCGCGTAGTGAGCAGCagtgtagcagacgacagagcGAGCCGTAGCGAGAGCCACAGTGCGGCCATGTTCCggtcccacgtgaccaccttctgcgtcACGATATCATGACGCGTACCCTTCTCgggaaacgaaaccaaaactggttGGCAGAACCCCTACTGTATTAAATCATTTAGGACGTTTCTGAGGCTTGCTAGTATTTCTTCTAGAATTTCGAGGTCCGGAACTTTCATTTAGCgctagaaaaagaaacagagaaacaAATGAAAAGTCGGCATTCTCATGTCGGTGGCCATTTTGTTAGTGTCGCCGAGTTACCAAGATTATTCCTGATATGGCTCAAATACGGCATGTATGCGTTGAATTCGATTGATCGACAAATCGATCACGCGAAGAAACGTCGCTACGTCGCCCGTATCTGTTGAAATGAAGTTTCTTCTCTGGGCCAACTACTTATTTTCTGttcttcataatcatcatcatcattatcctcctcctcatcatcatcataaacatCACATTCTTCTTCTTCATTGTCGTCGTTTATTAACTCTTAGGACCCCCTTGAGAGTTATCACAGACGGCGAAAGGATGGCGTAAGACACAGTGGCCACCAGTACGAACCAagaggaaacaacaacaacaaaagcaaaagaGAACAGAATCGAACTTGATGCACGTTTCGAATAGGCAAATAAGAATAACATACAGAATCTCTGGAATCGCATTAAAGAGAACAATACAAAAAAGTTAGCGCGAAGTGCAGTGACAGCTGATGTTCAGGTTGTTAAATAAGGCAATGGAAAACTCACAGTGAAAGCGCAGCGCCAGCGCCAAATagacagaatatatatatatatatatatatatatatatatatatatagagagagagagagagagagagagagagagagagcagtgacTGTGGTTACGAGTTGAAATAACTAGCACGTGAAATGCACGTTAACCAGAAATTCTCTCATTTGAAAACACTAAACCGGCATAGGAGTGAAACTTTTTGCATTTAAGAGAGTTTCCTTTTTAATACGAAAGTGGCTTTATTGCCTGTGTTTAAAACATTCGCATCCGCCTTCAAGATTGTCGTTCAGTTCTTCTGTGACTGGTCTATCTGAAACAAGGATCTGTCGCAGCGTGCGAAACGTACCTGGGAATGTCAGTTTAGCGTATGCAAATCGCGGAGCAgggacgaaaaaaacaaaaacaaaagaaagtcaGCGGACAGGAATTGACAGCGCACGTATTGCATTACCTGCTCGCAAGGCTGGGGTAAATTGGCCACGTGCCCCGATTTAATGAGGTTCGCGACTGTGGGCTATCGTCGTGCGCCGAGTACCGTGTTTACTCGCATGGAAGTTCGATGCCAAACTCAACCCTACAATGCGCATCCGAAACACAGTTACCCACGAAGGAAAAGTAGAAAAACATGGTCACCTTTATTTCTTGACTTAGAGAATACATTCGTACAAAAAATCTATTATTTGAGGTAAAACGTTTTTAAGTGTATAGTAGCTAATTAACCAATAAAAACTTTGCTGGAGTATTCGCAAGTAAAACCTCGTTCCAGCGCATCAAAAGCTATTCTATAAAACGCCGTGCGTGAAGTTTTATGAGCTTAAATAAGAATTTGGAGATATCAAACTCAGCGTAGCGTACATGGTACGTAGGACGTAAACCTCTGCGAAAGAGAGGGTTATACTTGATTTATGAAGTGACGGCGGAAATTGGGGCTGTTAAGCGGTATACAGGAATAGTGAAAGTAATCACACACGTGTGCAACTGTCACGTGGTTGACGATGGCCCTGCAGTCTGCGCGAGCATAGATTTCGTTGGTCGCTCTTCGAACTCTCTCCACATGCTTGTCCTTGCGGTGTTCGCTGACTCGACCCGCAGAGCTCTTTCTCATTGATGCATCGTTTTCCCCACGACGAAACCATGCCGGTATGCCGTGAAACACCGCTGAAGCAGTTGTCGCCCTGGGGGCTTAGAAATCATATATCCAAACGGAAACTGTATAAAGCTTTTTTTAGCCCCATGAACGTTGTCAGGAGCGATTGCCAAGTTTGTGCTTAGGAGTCCATTGAGTTCAGGATAGGAGTTTTAAGAGGCGTTCCGACGCGTTTTCGCGCTTGAGAACATCGTTTCTATCGTTTCGATAGAAAAGTAACGCCCATTTTCGCGTCTCGAAGAAGCAAGCTCCCGAGAGACTGCCGAAGAAGCCAAAACTGTTCGCTCGTTCCTTGTCTCCGACTTTATTCGTTTCGTGACATAGTAGTACAGGGGCTTTAGCTGGTTTCTACATTTTAAAGCAAGATTTTCTCAGTAAACGCTCTCGGGGTTTGCTGGCCTTGGCTGCTGGTCACTACACTGTCTTGCCAAAATGCTCAGACGCAGAAAAATGTGATAGTATATAGTAATTACAAACATTTTCACTGACTAAACCAACAACGAATTTGACCTTTCGGTGCCTGTTGTTAACAAAgcataaagtcgcagtttcgcccgaaaggggaagcatggac
The nucleotide sequence above comes from Dermacentor andersoni chromosome 10, qqDerAnde1_hic_scaffold, whole genome shotgun sequence. Encoded proteins:
- the LOC129387911 gene encoding uncharacterized protein; the protein is MNDLRLRRKTRKKKKRFSDFFVSVCRYFAMVLGRPGEKASAPVSADAEGNPAGVVPVSRDADGEGLGSPLLGPSADAPYPSTAGEHDLDTAQAMVSFVLILVMATVACVLIVVVTRYTKGYRAGLHVVAHPSPPGKTSWPPLRH